Proteins encoded together in one Pseudomonas sp. Seg1 window:
- a CDS encoding transporter substrate-binding domain-containing protein produces the protein MTKRYSALLAALFSSLLLSQAPAHADGLDDVVKRGTLKVAVPQDFPPFGSVGPDMKPRGLDIDTAKLLADQLKVKLELTPVNSTNRIPFLTTGKVDLVISSLGKNPEREKVIDFSRAYAPFYLAVFGPPDAAIANLDDLKGKTISVTRGAIEDIELTKVAPEGVTIKRFEDNNSTIAAYLAGQVDLIASGNVVMVAISEKNPKRVPALKVKLKDSPVYVGVNKNEAALLAKVNDILTTAKADGALEKNSQTWLKEPLPADL, from the coding sequence ATGACCAAGCGTTACAGCGCCCTCCTCGCCGCCCTGTTCTCCTCTCTGCTGCTAAGCCAAGCCCCTGCTCACGCCGACGGTCTCGACGATGTGGTCAAACGCGGCACATTGAAAGTTGCGGTGCCGCAGGACTTCCCGCCTTTCGGCTCGGTCGGCCCGGACATGAAGCCTCGTGGCCTGGACATCGATACGGCGAAACTGCTGGCCGATCAACTCAAGGTCAAACTCGAACTGACGCCGGTCAACAGCACTAACCGCATCCCGTTCCTGACCACCGGCAAGGTCGATCTGGTGATTTCCAGCCTCGGCAAAAACCCCGAGCGCGAGAAAGTCATCGATTTTTCCCGCGCCTACGCGCCGTTCTACCTCGCCGTGTTCGGCCCGCCAGACGCTGCGATCGCCAACCTTGACGACCTCAAAGGCAAAACCATCAGCGTCACCCGTGGCGCCATCGAAGACATCGAGCTGACCAAGGTTGCCCCCGAAGGCGTGACCATCAAGCGCTTCGAAGACAACAACTCGACCATCGCCGCTTACCTCGCAGGCCAAGTCGACCTGATCGCCAGCGGCAACGTGGTGATGGTCGCGATCAGCGAAAAGAACCCAAAACGTGTGCCGGCGCTGAAAGTGAAGCTCAAGGATTCGCCGGTCTACGTTGGCGTGAACAAGAACGAAGCGGCGCTGCTGGCCAAGGTCAACGACATCCTGACCACCGCCAAGGCTGACGGCGCTCTGGAAAAGAACTCGCAGACCTGGCTGAAAGAGCCGCTGCCGGCCGATCTCTGA
- the rho gene encoding transcription termination factor Rho, whose amino-acid sequence MNLTELKQKPITELLELAEQMGIENMARSRKQDVIFSLLKKHAKSGEEISGDGVLEILQDGFGFLRSADASYLAGPDDIYVSPSQIRRFNLRTGDTIVGKIRPPKEGERYFALLKVDTINFDRPENAKNKILFENLTPLFPTVRMKMEAGNGSTEDLTGRVIDLCAPIGKGQRGLIVAPPKAGKTIMLQNIAANIARNNPEVHLIVLLIDERPEEVTEMQRTVRGEVVASTFDEPPTRHVQVAEMVIEKAKRLVEHKKDVVILLDSITRLARAYNTVIPSSGKVLTGGVDAHALEKPKRFFGAARNIEEGGSLTIIATALVETGSKMDEVIYEEFKGTGNMELPLDRKIAEKRVFPAININRSGTRREELLTADDELQRMWILRKLLHPMDEVAAIEFLVDKLKTTKTNDEFFLSMKRK is encoded by the coding sequence ATGAATCTGACTGAACTCAAGCAAAAGCCGATTACCGAACTGCTCGAATTGGCCGAACAGATGGGCATAGAAAATATGGCCCGTTCGCGCAAGCAGGACGTGATTTTCTCCCTGCTGAAAAAGCACGCCAAAAGCGGCGAGGAAATCTCCGGTGATGGCGTGCTGGAGATTCTCCAGGACGGCTTCGGCTTCCTGCGCTCCGCTGACGCCTCCTACCTGGCCGGCCCGGACGATATCTACGTCTCGCCGAGCCAGATCCGCCGTTTCAACTTGCGCACCGGTGACACCATCGTTGGCAAGATTCGCCCTCCGAAGGAAGGCGAGCGGTATTTCGCCCTGCTCAAGGTCGACACGATCAACTTCGATCGTCCGGAGAACGCGAAAAACAAGATTCTCTTCGAGAACCTGACCCCGCTGTTCCCGACCGTGCGCATGAAGATGGAAGCCGGTAACGGTTCCACCGAAGACTTGACCGGTCGTGTGATCGACCTGTGCGCCCCGATCGGCAAAGGCCAGCGTGGTCTGATCGTCGCTCCGCCGAAAGCCGGTAAAACGATCATGCTGCAAAACATCGCAGCGAACATCGCCCGTAACAACCCTGAAGTTCATCTGATCGTGCTGCTGATCGACGAACGTCCGGAAGAAGTGACCGAAATGCAGCGCACCGTGCGCGGCGAAGTGGTTGCCTCGACCTTCGACGAACCGCCGACCCGTCACGTACAGGTTGCCGAAATGGTGATCGAGAAGGCCAAGCGCCTTGTTGAACACAAGAAGGACGTGGTGATCCTGCTCGACTCCATCACCCGTCTGGCCCGCGCCTACAACACCGTGATCCCGAGCTCCGGCAAAGTGCTGACCGGTGGTGTCGATGCCCACGCCCTGGAGAAGCCAAAACGTTTCTTCGGTGCTGCGCGAAACATCGAAGAAGGCGGCTCGCTGACCATTATCGCCACCGCGCTGGTTGAAACCGGCTCGAAGATGGACGAAGTGATCTACGAAGAGTTCAAGGGTACCGGCAACATGGAACTGCCGCTGGACCGCAAGATTGCGGAAAAGCGCGTCTTCCCGGCCATCAACATCAACCGTTCCGGCACCCGCCGCGAAGAGTTGCTGACCGCCGACGACGAACTGCAGCGCATGTGGATCCTGCGCAAGCTGCTGCACCCGATGGACGAAGTTGCCGCCATCGAGTTCCTGGTCGACAAGCTGAAAACGACCAAGACCAACGACGAGTTCTTCTTGTCGATGAAGCGCAAGTGA
- the ppx gene encoding exopolyphosphatase yields the protein MPQSQAKNLSLIAAIDLGSNSFHMVVAKAQNGEIRILERLGEKVQLAAGIDDQRQLNEESMQRGLDCLKRFAQLINGMPLGAVRIVGTNALREARNRLEFIHRAEEILGHPVEVISGREEARLIYLGVSHTLADTPGKRLVADIGGGSTEFIIGQRFEPLLRESLQMGCVSFTQRYFKDGKITPARYAQAYTAARLEIMSIEHALHRLTWDEAIGSSGTIRAIGLALKAGGHGTGEVNAEGLAWLKRRLFKLGDVDKIDFEGIKPDRRAIFPAGLAILEAIFDALELQRMDHCDGALREGVLYDLLGRHHHEDVRERTLTSLMERYHVDLEQAARVERKALHAFDQVAADWELDDGIWRELLGWAAKVHEVGLDIAHYHYHKHGAYLIEHSDLAGFSREDQQMLALLVRGHRRNIPKDKFADFGDDGDKLIRLCVLLRFAILFHHIRGTQAMPQVVLHAKGNTLDVEFPENWLDENQLTQADFGLEADWLTRVGIVLTVH from the coding sequence ATGCCGCAATCCCAAGCCAAGAATCTGTCCCTGATCGCCGCAATCGACCTGGGCTCCAACAGCTTTCACATGGTCGTGGCCAAGGCCCAGAACGGCGAAATCCGCATTCTCGAGCGCCTGGGCGAGAAGGTTCAGCTGGCCGCCGGCATCGACGATCAGCGCCAGCTCAACGAAGAATCGATGCAACGTGGCCTCGATTGCCTCAAGCGTTTTGCCCAACTGATCAACGGTATGCCGCTGGGCGCCGTACGCATCGTCGGCACCAACGCCCTGCGCGAAGCGCGCAACCGCCTCGAATTCATTCACCGCGCCGAAGAAATCCTCGGCCACCCGGTGGAAGTCATCTCCGGCCGTGAAGAGGCGCGCCTGATCTATCTGGGCGTGTCGCACACCCTCGCCGACACCCCGGGCAAACGCCTGGTCGCCGACATCGGCGGTGGCAGTACCGAATTCATCATTGGCCAGCGCTTCGAACCGCTGCTGCGCGAAAGCCTGCAGATGGGCTGCGTCAGCTTCACTCAACGCTATTTCAAGGACGGCAAGATTACTCCGGCCCGCTACGCCCAGGCCTACACGGCGGCGCGACTGGAGATCATGAGCATCGAACACGCCCTGCATCGCCTGACCTGGGATGAAGCCATCGGCTCCTCGGGCACCATCCGCGCCATCGGCCTGGCGCTGAAGGCCGGCGGGCACGGCACTGGTGAAGTGAATGCCGAAGGTCTGGCGTGGCTCAAGCGCCGGCTGTTCAAACTCGGCGATGTCGACAAGATCGATTTCGAAGGCATCAAGCCTGATCGCCGGGCAATTTTCCCGGCAGGTCTGGCGATTCTCGAAGCGATCTTCGACGCCCTTGAACTGCAACGCATGGATCACTGCGACGGTGCGCTGCGTGAGGGCGTGCTCTACGACCTGCTAGGTCGCCATCACCACGAAGACGTGCGCGAACGCACCCTGACCTCGCTGATGGAGCGCTATCACGTCGACCTGGAACAGGCCGCGCGGGTTGAACGCAAAGCCCTGCACGCCTTCGATCAGGTGGCTGCGGACTGGGAACTGGATGACGGTATCTGGCGCGAACTGCTGGGCTGGGCTGCGAAAGTGCACGAAGTCGGCCTCGACATCGCCCACTATCACTACCACAAGCACGGCGCCTACCTGATCGAGCACTCGGATCTGGCCGGGTTCTCCCGCGAAGATCAGCAAATGCTCGCCCTGCTGGTGCGCGGCCATCGCCGCAACATTCCCAAGGACAAGTTTGCCGATTTCGGTGACGACGGCGACAAGCTGATCCGCCTCTGCGTGTTGCTGCGCTTTGCCATTCTGTTCCACCACATTCGTGGGACGCAGGCGATGCCGCAGGTGGTTTTGCATGCGAAGGGCAACACTCTGGATGTGGAATTCCCGGAAAACTGGCTGGATGAGAATCAGCTGACTCAGGCGGATTTCGGGCTTGAGGCGGATTGGTTGACGCGGGTTGGCATCGTCCTCACCGTCCACTGA
- a CDS encoding FadR/GntR family transcriptional regulator, whose product MNSISRAVPEVALQAIRKLITEQGFGAGDALPSQRDLALQLGVSRASLREALSSLSALGVVSIQPGKGVFVQSPVELLRGENAPGWSFAAQASPLDIFQLRYALEGFAAGLAAVTLSTFDLDVLEDNVAAMREQLKAGDFEAAAKLDFEFHRRILLASGNQAMLSILTASAEIFLESQKLPFIRAERAMETWQEHRKILRALARRASGAAQKAMQEHVRNAALRTGIAFIAPATA is encoded by the coding sequence ATGAATTCGATCTCCCGTGCGGTACCCGAAGTGGCGCTGCAAGCGATCCGCAAACTGATCACCGAACAGGGCTTTGGCGCGGGCGATGCCTTGCCGTCACAACGGGATCTGGCGTTGCAGTTGGGCGTCAGCCGCGCTTCGTTGCGTGAGGCGTTGTCGTCGCTGAGTGCCCTCGGGGTGGTCAGCATTCAGCCGGGCAAGGGGGTTTTCGTACAGTCACCGGTCGAGTTGTTGCGCGGTGAGAATGCTCCAGGCTGGTCGTTCGCGGCGCAGGCCTCGCCGCTGGATATCTTTCAACTTCGCTATGCACTGGAAGGCTTTGCCGCCGGGCTGGCGGCGGTGACGCTGAGCACGTTCGATCTGGATGTGCTGGAAGACAACGTGGCGGCGATGCGCGAGCAGTTGAAGGCTGGCGATTTCGAAGCAGCGGCAAAACTGGACTTTGAGTTCCACCGGCGAATCCTGCTGGCCAGCGGCAATCAAGCGATGCTGAGCATCCTCACCGCCAGCGCCGAGATCTTCCTGGAGAGCCAGAAACTACCGTTCATCCGCGCCGAACGGGCCATGGAAACCTGGCAGGAACACCGCAAGATCCTTCGTGCACTGGCTCGCCGTGCCTCGGGCGCTGCACAAAAAGCCATGCAGGAGCACGTGCGCAACGCGGCACTGCGCACCGGAATCGCTTTCATCGCCCCCGCCACGGCGTGA
- a CDS encoding amino acid ABC transporter ATP-binding protein: MPLLRISALHKYYGDHHVLKGIDLSVEEGQVVAIIGRSGSGKSTLLRTLNGLESINDGVIEVDGEYLDAARADLRSLRQKVGMVFQQFNLFPHLTVGENVMLAPQVVQKVPKAKAADLARKMLERVGLGEKFDAFPDRLSGGQQQRVAIARALAMSPKVLLCDEITSALDPELVNEVLAVVRQLAKEGMTLIMVTHEMRFAREVGDKLVFMHHGKVHEVGDPKVLFANPQTVELANFIGTVEATA, encoded by the coding sequence ATGCCTCTGCTTAGAATTTCCGCCCTGCATAAATACTACGGCGATCACCACGTGCTCAAAGGTATCGACCTCAGCGTCGAGGAAGGCCAGGTGGTGGCAATCATCGGCCGCAGCGGCTCGGGCAAATCGACCCTGCTGCGCACGCTCAATGGCCTGGAATCGATCAACGACGGCGTGATCGAAGTCGACGGCGAGTACCTCGACGCCGCCCGCGCCGACCTGCGCAGCCTGCGGCAGAAGGTCGGCATGGTGTTTCAGCAGTTCAACCTGTTCCCGCACCTGACCGTGGGTGAAAACGTGATGCTCGCGCCGCAAGTGGTGCAGAAGGTGCCCAAGGCCAAGGCTGCGGATCTGGCGCGCAAGATGCTCGAACGGGTCGGCCTGGGGGAGAAATTTGATGCCTTCCCGGATCGGTTGTCCGGCGGGCAACAGCAACGGGTGGCGATTGCCCGGGCGCTGGCAATGTCGCCCAAGGTGCTGTTGTGTGACGAGATCACCTCGGCGCTCGACCCGGAACTGGTCAATGAAGTGCTCGCCGTGGTGCGCCAACTGGCCAAGGAGGGCATGACGCTGATCATGGTCACCCACGAAATGCGCTTTGCTCGTGAGGTGGGTGACAAACTGGTGTTCATGCACCACGGCAAGGTGCATGAGGTGGGGGATCCGAAGGTGTTGTTTGCCAATCCGCAGACGGTGGAATTGGCCAACTTCATTGGTACGGTTGAAGCGACAGCCTGA
- the trxA gene encoding thioredoxin TrxA, translating to MSSDLIKHVSDASFEADVLKAEGAVLVDYWAEWCGPCKMIAPVLDEIAETYKGKLTVAKLNIDENQETPAKHGVRGIPTLMLFKNGNVEATKVGALSKSQLAAFLDANI from the coding sequence ATGAGCAGCGATCTTATCAAACACGTTAGCGACGCTAGCTTCGAAGCCGACGTACTCAAGGCCGAAGGCGCTGTACTGGTCGACTACTGGGCTGAATGGTGTGGCCCTTGCAAAATGATCGCTCCGGTTCTGGACGAGATTGCCGAGACTTACAAAGGCAAGCTGACCGTTGCCAAACTGAACATCGACGAGAACCAGGAAACCCCGGCCAAGCACGGCGTGCGTGGTATCCCTACTCTGATGCTGTTCAAGAACGGCAACGTTGAAGCGACCAAAGTCGGCGCCCTGTCGAAGTCGCAACTGGCTGCTTTCCTCGACGCCAACATCTAA
- a CDS encoding amino acid ABC transporter permease, which produces MSDFTFWDILRNLLTGLQWTLALSLVAFIGGGLVGLLILIMRISKNPVSSNIARTWIELFQGTPLLMQLFLVFFGVALAGLEISPWMAAAIALTLFTSAYLAEIWRGCVGSIANGQWEASASLALNPLEQLRYVILPQALRIAVAPTVGFSVQVVKGTAVTSIIGFTELTKTGGMLANATFEPFMVYGLVALGYFLLCYPLSLSARYLERRLHASA; this is translated from the coding sequence ATGAGCGACTTCACCTTCTGGGACATCCTGCGCAACCTGCTCACCGGTCTGCAATGGACGCTGGCGTTGTCGCTGGTGGCGTTTATCGGCGGTGGCCTCGTCGGGCTGCTGATCCTGATCATGCGCATCTCGAAAAACCCTGTGTCGAGCAACATCGCCCGGACCTGGATCGAACTGTTTCAGGGCACGCCGCTGTTGATGCAGCTGTTTCTGGTGTTCTTCGGCGTCGCACTGGCGGGGCTCGAAATCTCGCCGTGGATGGCGGCGGCGATTGCTCTGACCTTGTTCACCAGCGCCTATCTGGCGGAGATCTGGCGTGGCTGCGTCGGATCGATCGCGAATGGCCAATGGGAAGCCTCGGCGAGTCTGGCGCTGAATCCCCTGGAACAGCTGCGCTACGTGATCCTGCCGCAAGCCTTGCGCATTGCCGTGGCGCCGACCGTGGGCTTTTCGGTGCAAGTGGTCAAAGGCACCGCCGTGACCTCGATCATCGGTTTCACCGAACTGACCAAGACCGGCGGCATGCTCGCCAACGCCACGTTCGAACCGTTCATGGTCTACGGCCTCGTCGCCCTCGGCTACTTCCTGCTCTGCTACCCCTTGTCCCTCAGTGCGCGCTACCTGGAAAGGAGACTGCATGCCTCTGCTTAG
- a CDS encoding amino acid ABC transporter permease — protein sequence MAYQFDFMPVLENTDLLLRGALFTLELTAIGALLGVGVGIVGALVRAWNIRPFSAIFGVYVELIRNTPFLVQLFFIFFGLPSLGVQISEWQAAVLAMVINLGAYSTEIIRAGIQAIPRGQLEAAAALAMTRFEAFRHVVLLPALGKVWPALSSQIIIVMLGSAVCSQIATEELSFAANFIQSRNFRAFETYALTTLIYLCMALLIRQLLNWVGRRYIARSSQ from the coding sequence ATGGCTTATCAGTTCGATTTCATGCCGGTGCTGGAAAACACCGACCTGTTGCTGCGCGGCGCGCTGTTCACCCTTGAGTTGACGGCCATTGGCGCGCTGCTCGGGGTTGGCGTGGGCATTGTCGGGGCGCTGGTGCGGGCGTGGAATATTCGCCCGTTCTCGGCGATCTTCGGCGTCTACGTCGAGTTGATCCGCAACACGCCGTTTCTGGTGCAACTGTTCTTCATCTTCTTCGGCCTGCCGTCGCTGGGCGTGCAGATTTCCGAGTGGCAGGCGGCGGTGCTGGCGATGGTGATCAACCTCGGCGCTTACTCGACCGAGATCATCCGCGCCGGCATTCAGGCGATCCCGCGCGGACAACTGGAAGCCGCCGCCGCGCTGGCAATGACGCGCTTCGAGGCGTTCCGCCATGTGGTGCTGCTGCCGGCGCTGGGCAAGGTCTGGCCGGCCCTGAGCAGCCAGATCATCATCGTCATGCTCGGCTCGGCGGTGTGTTCGCAGATCGCCACCGAGGAGCTGAGCTTCGCCGCCAACTTCATTCAGTCGCGCAACTTCCGCGCTTTTGAAACCTACGCGCTGACCACGCTGATCTACCTGTGCATGGCGCTGCTGATCCGCCAACTGCTGAACTGGGTCGGCCGCCGCTACATCGCGAGGAGCAGCCAATGA